A genomic segment from Acidimicrobiales bacterium encodes:
- the moaC gene encoding cyclic pyranopterin monophosphate synthase MoaC, producing MPGPELTHLDAAGNARMVDVTAKRPTRRRAVARALLRMSPDTARRVLGGELPTGDVLGAARTAAVLAAKRTDELVPLCHPLLLGEVAVEFGPAEHGVGIEAAVDALDRTGVEMEALTACAVAALTVYQACRHLDDTLVLDDLAVWHKTGGRSGAWLRRADGTVARDGQPGCADPADATATEG from the coding sequence ATGCCCGGCCCGGAGCTGACCCACCTCGACGCGGCGGGCAACGCCCGGATGGTCGACGTCACCGCGAAGCGGCCGACGCGCCGACGTGCCGTCGCCCGCGCGCTGCTGCGGATGTCGCCCGACACGGCGCGCCGGGTACTGGGCGGCGAGCTCCCGACCGGAGACGTCCTCGGCGCAGCGCGCACGGCCGCGGTGCTCGCCGCCAAGCGGACCGACGAGCTCGTCCCGCTCTGCCACCCCCTCCTGCTGGGCGAGGTCGCGGTCGAGTTCGGCCCCGCCGAGCACGGCGTCGGGATCGAGGCCGCGGTCGACGCCTTGGACCGCACGGGCGTCGAGATGGAGGCGCTCACCGCCTGCGCCGTCGCCGCCCTCACCGTCTACCAGGCGTGCCGCCACCTCGACGACACCCTCGTCCTCGACGACCTCGCCGTCTGGCACAAGACCGGCGGTCGGAGCGGCGCGTGGCTGCGGCGGGCGGACGGAACGGTCGCTCGTGACGGCCAGCCGGGCTGCGCCGACCCGGCCGACGCGACCGCCACCGAGGGTTGA
- a CDS encoding substrate-binding domain-containing protein, with translation MGRHRRRRLRTAAAIAVLAASPALGPAANASARRGVAEVAYAGSLTLLNERVLGPAFSRATGYGYEGRGAGADALAAEIAAGAISANVFESVGPGPIVSLEPRLTRWLVRFASCPLVLAYNPASPFATRLAAIARGRGTLRQLLVLLASPSFRLGRTDPNVDPQGAAFVEMLELAQRRAGLEGGIVRRILRAPAPGSGDSAEIFDEVGLEARLQAGQLDAASAYLPEARALHLPYVPLPTEVNLGDPRLASLYSTASLRLADGAVVHGQPISLDVTVIGRPAAPAAAAFVAYLLSNAGRRAVRSFGYTLTRPVVVGPVRAVPAVVRRALAR, from the coding sequence ATGGGGCGCCACCGCCGGCGGCGCTTGCGAACCGCCGCAGCGATCGCCGTCCTCGCGGCGTCGCCCGCGCTCGGACCGGCAGCGAACGCGTCCGCCCGTCGAGGAGTCGCCGAGGTCGCCTACGCGGGCTCCCTCACCCTGCTCAACGAGCGGGTGCTCGGACCCGCCTTCTCCCGCGCCACGGGCTACGGCTACGAGGGTCGCGGCGCGGGAGCCGACGCGCTCGCGGCCGAGATCGCCGCCGGCGCCATCAGCGCCAACGTCTTCGAGAGCGTCGGCCCGGGCCCCATCGTCTCGCTCGAGCCCCGTCTGACGCGCTGGCTCGTCCGCTTCGCCTCCTGCCCCCTCGTCCTCGCCTACAACCCGGCGAGCCCGTTCGCCACCCGGCTCGCGGCGATCGCGCGCGGTCGCGGGACGCTCCGTCAGCTCCTCGTCCTCCTCGCGTCGCCCTCCTTCCGGCTGGGCCGGACCGACCCGAACGTCGATCCGCAGGGAGCGGCCTTCGTCGAGATGCTCGAGCTCGCGCAGCGGCGCGCCGGCCTCGAGGGCGGCATCGTCCGGAGGATCCTGCGTGCGCCGGCTCCCGGCTCGGGCGACTCCGCCGAGATCTTCGACGAGGTGGGCCTCGAGGCCCGGCTCCAGGCAGGTCAGCTCGACGCCGCGAGCGCCTACCTGCCCGAGGCGCGCGCGCTGCACCTGCCGTACGTGCCGCTGCCGACCGAGGTCAACCTCGGGGACCCGAGGCTCGCCTCGCTGTACTCGACCGCCTCGCTCCGGCTCGCGGACGGGGCGGTCGTCCACGGCCAGCCCATCAGCCTCGACGTGACGGTCATCGGCCGCCCCGCCGCGCCGGCCGCGGCCGCGTTCGTGGCCTACCTCCTGTCGAACGCCGGGCGACGAGCCGTGCGATCCTTCGGCTACACGCTGACGCGCCCCGTGGTCGTCGGGCCCGTGCGCGCCGTCCCGGCGGTGGTACGCCGTGCGCTCGCCCGCTGA
- a CDS encoding ABC transporter permease subunit, with translation MRSPAEAALGAPARRERLDHLQATAGALAAIVVWVVLVGPILTLLGELSPAAIGRALSAPGALTPLVVSLESGALTLAVLVGLGTPLAFLLARGRLPFARVLETGVLALLLLPPLVIGLLLVFMLGPATPAGHALARVHLSATNTFLALVVAQVYESAPYYVLGAQAAFRAADRRLEEQAALLGDPPWRVLARVTLPLAAPGLAAALAFAWARAMGAFGAVVIVAYHPFGLPLQIWTTLQETGLASALPFALVLLVVALPLPIAAYAYSARARGRLHR, from the coding sequence GTGCGCTCGCCCGCTGAGGCGGCGCTCGGCGCGCCGGCGCGGCGCGAGCGCCTCGACCACCTGCAGGCGACGGCGGGGGCGCTCGCGGCCATCGTGGTGTGGGTCGTCCTCGTCGGCCCGATCCTCACCCTCCTCGGCGAGCTGTCGCCTGCAGCCATCGGCCGAGCGCTCAGCGCCCCGGGCGCGCTGACCCCCCTCGTCGTCTCGCTCGAGTCGGGCGCCCTCACCCTCGCGGTGCTCGTCGGGCTCGGCACGCCGCTCGCCTTCCTCCTCGCTCGGGGACGCCTCCCCTTCGCCCGCGTGCTCGAGACCGGCGTCCTCGCACTGCTGCTGCTGCCACCCCTCGTCATCGGCTTGCTGCTCGTCTTCATGCTCGGCCCGGCGACGCCCGCCGGGCACGCCCTCGCCCGGGTGCACCTCAGCGCGACGAACACCTTCCTCGCCCTCGTCGTCGCCCAGGTGTACGAGTCCGCGCCCTACTACGTGCTCGGCGCGCAGGCAGCCTTCCGTGCCGCCGACCGCCGCCTCGAGGAGCAGGCGGCGCTGCTCGGCGACCCTCCCTGGCGCGTCCTCGCCCGGGTCACCCTCCCGCTCGCCGCGCCCGGCCTGGCGGCGGCCCTCGCCTTCGCCTGGGCCCGCGCCATGGGCGCCTTCGGCGCCGTCGTCATCGTCGCCTACCACCCCTTCGGCCTGCCCCTGCAGATCTGGACGACCCTCCAGGAGACCGGGCTCGCCTCCGCGCTCCCCTTCGCGCTCGTGCTCCTCGTCGTCGCGCTCCCCCTGCCGATCGCCGCCTACGCCTACAGCGCCCGTGCTCGAGGCCGACTTCACCGTTGA
- a CDS encoding ATP-binding cassette domain-containing protein: MLEADFTVERRDFAVSVALRVAPGERLALFGPSGAGKTTVLETIAGLVHPRRGRVSLGGRLLATTEPARSVPTWRRRIGLLRHDPALFPHLSVAANLAYGAADRSSVAALASRLRIGELLAASPLALSAGQRRRVALARLLAAAPAALALDEPYDGLDEEAKRVVSEVILEAAAERQLPTLVAAHDLAEAQFVADRVAVIDRGQVLQVDEPAALVRAPATRRVAALVGYRSFAPLAGGGCFLAVHPDLVLLGHHPERGPTLIGELRSLRPSGARFELAVAVHGTAVTLRVDEPPAGNEIRFTPIAPPVYGEDGRLLASEAVPS, translated from the coding sequence GTGCTCGAGGCCGACTTCACCGTTGAGCGCCGAGACTTCGCGGTCTCGGTCGCGCTGCGCGTCGCACCGGGCGAGCGTCTGGCGCTGTTCGGGCCCTCGGGCGCCGGCAAGACGACCGTGCTCGAGACCATCGCCGGGCTCGTGCACCCCCGGCGCGGCCGCGTGTCGCTCGGCGGTCGCCTCCTCGCCACGACCGAGCCCGCGCGCAGCGTGCCGACCTGGCGGCGACGCATCGGCCTCCTGCGCCACGACCCCGCGCTCTTCCCACACCTCAGCGTCGCTGCCAACCTCGCCTACGGCGCGGCCGATCGCTCCAGCGTCGCCGCGCTCGCGTCCCGCCTCCGCATCGGCGAGCTCCTCGCCGCCTCGCCGCTCGCCCTCTCTGCCGGCCAGCGCCGCCGCGTCGCGCTCGCTCGCCTCCTCGCCGCGGCGCCAGCGGCGCTCGCGCTCGACGAGCCCTACGACGGGCTCGACGAGGAGGCGAAGCGCGTCGTCTCCGAGGTGATCCTCGAAGCCGCCGCCGAGCGGCAGCTGCCGACGCTCGTCGCCGCGCACGACCTCGCCGAGGCGCAGTTCGTGGCCGATCGGGTCGCCGTCATCGACCGTGGGCAGGTGCTCCAGGTCGACGAGCCGGCCGCCCTCGTGCGTGCCCCGGCGACGCGCCGCGTCGCCGCCCTCGTCGGCTACCGATCCTTCGCACCGCTCGCGGGCGGGGGGTGCTTCCTCGCCGTCCACCCCGACCTCGTCCTCCTCGGCCACCACCCCGAGCGTGGGCCGACCCTCATCGGCGAGCTGCGGTCCCTGCGACCGTCCGGCGCGCGCTTCGAGCTCGCCGTCGCCGTGCACGGGACGGCGGTGACCCTGCGCGTCGACGAGCCCCCTGCCGGGAACGAAATCCGCTTCACGCCGATCGCCCCCCCTGTCTACGGGGAGGATGGGAGGCTGCTCGCCTCCGAGGCGGTGCCGTCGTGA